ATCTTCTGAACATTGAATATGAAATATATTTAGATCTTCATAACATCGAATCCAAAGAGAAAAATGATAcgtaaacttaaattttaaaagttTGAAATAGACATTAATATGATAAAACTAGGAGGAGGTCCGGAAGCGCGTTGCTGCTTCGAAATAGGTTAAACAGAATGAGCTGCAATCTAACGTTTATAGTATACGAAAgatacaaaagatgatgatgatattagacGCTATAGCTGTTCATGTTGTTGCAGGTGGGTTTTCAAAGTTTGCATTGTTTCATTGTGCAGTGCGGAGGCCTCACCTTTTGGTTAAAAGTTGACATGACCAAGCAACCCAAATTATAATTCGATGTTGTAGCGATTACGATACATTAGAATGACCAAATGAGTAGCttgaaatgataaaaaaataataacccTTTTAACACTTAATAAGTAAACAGATGGATAATTCTTGTAATTCACTTATCGCCAAAACATAGTAGGGCTGTAAAGACTGCAATTAGGCACGCATACGTGGTACAATTAGTGTGCATTAGGGCTACAATCATGCTGGTATAAGCTGCAATCTGGCACGCATATAAGCTGCAATCTGGCATCTTATAGACTGCAATCACGCACACACCAACTCATTCAACTCGCTTAACAGttgtcatatatatacatataaataaaaacTTTGCTACTTATATGTGGATCCTTTGCATATATCTCCAAATCTAACCACCTCTTTAAAAAAGATTTCAAACTCCTCTCTAAAAAAACACAAAAACCGTATTATAACTAATTAAACTCTTTGAAAATAGAACATCAGCATAACAACTCAAACTAATGGCATCTATAGTTGGCAAAATGGGCGGTCATACTGTTCGGGTAATGGGTTTACCTACCAACGCTACCAACTCGGAGACAGACTGCAGCCCATCATTTAGTAACCCTCATTTATCAACAGAGCAAGCATAAATAGGGAAAAAAAATCAAAGACTAAAACATGCAATTAATTAACTGCTTAACGATTAGAGTTTAACTGCTTCAAAGCTTAATTAATCAACCGAAACCCAAATTCTCGCACGTATCTACAGTCGATTTTAACGAATCACTGAGGAACCCTAATTTTGGGCCCACATCTTCAGTCGATTGTAATAAATCGGAAAGACGAAGCAACACAGCGGAGGGCTGTTGGCGGCGATGATTGTGATTTATCTAGATGAAGAGGGATGGAGGTATGGCAGATGAGGGATGAAGGGATGGCAGGAGGCGGTGGTGTCGTAAGAGATAAGAATCATGTGGAGTTACCAAAACACCCTTAATACTGTTCATACATGCTGGCTGATATACTTATTGGAAATAAGGTGAACTGAACCCACTCTACTAGTCAggtggggaggtctcaagttcgagactCTCCCCTTAAAATTATCCGTAAATTTATTTCCTGAAAGCCGGATTGCCCCGAGGAGGTTTACCGACCCATATTCAGGACCCAGGTCCGACCCGCCTGCCCCTCGAGATagtttaaggttcggatccctaTAATGCGGTTCGAGTTTTCACCCGAAAGCGTGTGCATgtgtgacaaatgagagtattcgatgctaaCAACtcgcctttaaaaaaaataaaaaataaggtaAAATAAGGTGAATTTAAAAGACGGAATATATACAATTGatatgttaaataataataatatggaaaGACAATTATTGAAATACAAAAGAAATTTTTGCACAATATCTCTAAAACAACTTCCGGTGATATTCAACCTCCAACCTCCGGTGACTTCCAATCTCATCCTCTCCACGCGGTCAGGCTCCTGGCCGACGATGAGCTGATCTACATGTCGAAGCCAAATGGCTATTCGAGTACTAAGTCGTGTGGTAATCGAGTTATTTCGTTTTTGATTTTCAACTTTCCGGACACTTGGTCTCGAGATGATTGCCGGAGAGTCTTCGAGAGCTACGGTGATCTTAAAGATGTGTATTTTGCACGAAAAAGATTGTCGAGCGGTCAGCGCTTTGGGTATGTTCGTTTTGACGGCATCACGGATATCGACGCTTTCTCAAAAGTCTTGAACACCATTCAAGTTAATGGGAGATGGATTCGAGCGTACAAGGCTTTGGAGAGGAAGGGTATTAATCGGCATTTGAGTAAGGTTTGCGAAAGTAACCTGAAAGTTGAAGACTTTCCACCGGCTCCTTGGAACCGTGGTCCGTCTAACCCAATTAAATGGGAAGGAAAAAGTTTCGCTGACTCACTTGCAGACATTAAACGTGAATACAAGGAGTCTCAACTGCCCATGTCTAATCGGATCGAGATAATGATCGAAGGAAGATGTATCGAAATAAATCTGCCTGAATCGGTGAGAAATCACAATCTTGTCTTTAGTTTTAACAAAGATCGATTAGCCTGGTCTTTGATCGAAGTGAATAATTCTCGTGTTGAAAATTTTTCGACCCCTTCGGATTCTGCCAATGAATCTGGCGTGGGGGAAAAAGATCCGTCAAATGTGGATGTGAGATATGGTACCTGTGATGGAAGCTTAAATGATAAAGATGCTGATGATTCGTCTCATTGTGAATCTGCAAATGTCGCCACTGATGTTGAAGATGGTGAGATAATTTCGGCCTTGCCTGACGATTCTCCGGCTGCATACATACCGGAATTTATGTCAGCTGATGTTCCGATGTCGAGGTTTCCTGTTTCCGAAGATACAGAGGTTAGGTTTTCCGTTCCCGGCACTGCAGAAGATGCTGAAGAAGGTGAGATAAGGTCGAATTCGTCTGTTTTTTCTCCGGCTGCATCCATACCGGAATTTAATTCAGATGAGGTTCCGGTGTTGGGTGAAGGTCAGGGGTCGAGTTGTTATGTTTCCGATGCAAAGTATACTGACAGTTGCTCTGGTCTCGATGGTAATGTCTGCACGCGTGAGAAAAAGGAGATGTTGGAAAACCCAATGAATATCCAAAAGTCTTTTGTTGGGCCAGATCCTAATTCTTTAAGTGGTTCAGAGGGCCTACCAgaaaatattgaaaatattaaaTGTGATTCATTTATTGGTCCAGAGGGTATACCAGACAAGATTAAAAAAGAAAAAGATGTTAATAAAGATGATGGTGCACTTCTCGAGGACTCCAAAGCATGTGAtggttttacttttactttttcaaATGTCATTTCTCCTATTGAACCAATTATGTGTGGAGAAGGTATTGAGGAAAAGAATAGCACGTCTGATGTTATCGAGGAAAAGAATTGCACGAGTGAGTCTGGTGAACTTAATTTGTCCTCTTGTTCAACATATACCGCGGTAGCTCGTTTTCGTGATAAAAGGAAAAAAGTTCATCCATTGATTAAAAGTCATTTTATTAAACATGTGTGGGGTAGGAGAAATATGAAGCGTAACCAACGTCGAGATAATTTTCGATGGCATGAAAGATATTTTATCGAGAATGTAATGAATGATTCGGAAGAGAATATTGACTGTTGCTCATGCTGCTCTTCATGTGCGTCATCGGACTCGGAAACATAATTTATTTTTGTGTCGTGTCATGTTGCATCTAATGTCCTCGTGTTTGTGTGTCCACTATAATTTCGCGTTTATGGTTGTGTGTACGTCTTAATTGTGCGGTTGTGTGTTGTCTCGTGTCctgtctagctccttgctagttttTATCTCGTgtaccttttatatttttaataaaactagttgcctttcaaaaaaaaaaaaataataataatatgaatataataCATTTAGTTTTACTGTTTTAGGGATGTGTACTTTAAAGGATGGTGGTATTCTTTTACTATCATTTCATAAATAAATCCTTCATAAATATGTATTATTAAGTAGTACAATATAATTAATACTAACCTTACTACAAAATGAATGCTTAAGATTAAACTAAATTAAAGGTTATACTCAAAGTGCTGTAAAGTTAACTATATATGTGGTTCTAGATATATCAATAGAGTGTCATACCATTCCTAAGAGTTTAAAATCTTCCATAGGTTCTTTTTTGAGTGATACTCGGTCAGAGTAATATTCAGGGAGTGTTTGGCTTAGCGTTTTCAATTTGATTATTTGATTATCGCGTTTTGAAATCGTAAATAATCAAATAATTATGTTTGAGAACTTAAGCATATAAATCAATTAGTTGTGATTTGAGAGTATCAAAACGTTAAATAAAAAAGTAACTATTCCCTTACTGTAGTAAAGTGTGATTATATGATTATCAAATTATTTCATTTTCTACATATTTTCCCCTTAATtacatgtattttttttttttaaataatatggtTTACCAAACACCAAGAAAATAATTATCTGATTATTACGTTATTAAACAACATTTAATTTCAATCACTACCAATTTATAATACGTTTCTgattatttgattataattattaaaatgtgTAATCAATTTTCAAAATGCAAACCCAAACACTCTTTATAAACTTAGTAAGTTGCTTGAACCATAAGTACTTGGGTCATTTTATTATACAAGTGTATAAGAAATCAAATCTTAAATACATTATagttttggtttataaaaggacaCCTTCGTTTTTATGTTAATTGTAGGTATatgtaaaaatgataagtttatatgATAAGTCTTATATAGATCTACAGATCTACCTCAACTCCCCACTCACTGTGATATAAGAGCCATATCTCTACTAACACTTATTTATGAAATAGCTAACTATTTAAGTATGAAATAGGCGTTAATATGAAAAAATGAGGTGAAATTAAAAGACGAAATATATATAATGACATTTTAAACAGTGGATTGAATACATTTAGTTTTAGAAATGTATATTTAAAGGATGGTGTCGTATTTTTTACCATCATTTGATAAGATGCATAGTATAATTCAATTAATGTACTTCTGTGATAAATTTACTAACAATAGTAATGAACTAGTCCGGACCAGCCCGCGCGATGCGGAGGGGGCTTTCGGctggcgtattcatatttaactcagttttatttacagaaggaAAAACGGGCCATCTGTTATGCGTCGTcgttggtgtcgtcgtctttagtgttttttaaaatctgtcagGTTCGAACgttgttagtttcgttttgtttataaaattatttcgagcctaatggtgctggcgaaaaaatttaactcgcggcgaacaggaagatacgagctgtcgttgcgtttagcgtttttttaaaaagtgtccgtttcgaacgtagttagtatcgttttgttcataaaattatttcgagtctgacgctgccgttgaaaaaatttaactcgtgccgagcgggaagatacgggttgtcgttgtttgTCGTTGTGTTTATTGTTTTTTTGACAAGTGTCCGTTTcacatatagttagtcccgttgggttcgtaagatttttccgagttgaacggtggtctctgaaaaatttaactcgcacccagcgataaGATAGGGCTCGTTATAAATTTGGGTAGAATTagtttcttatattttaattaaattatataattacactttttaccccttaaaagtgtaaatttgagggACCGTTGTGGAAATATAGACGAAGTTGAGGGACTGTTTCTAATGTGAACGCGATATAACTAAACTAAAACATTTcccaccacttttagtatataaggttaataatactccctccgtcccagattaattgtccccagacaaaaaacacaaagTTTAAGAAATGTCTGTACTTTTTTCTTACTTTACTGTTTTACcctcaactaattaattagaaatctctctcacatttgtaatttaaataatccattagggacaatattgtaaacATCATCAAATTTACTTTTCATATTTGGAagaggacaattaatttgggacgacCCAAAAAGGAATTCTGGACAATTAATCCGGGACGGaggtagtaataattaataattaatactgtaattaataataataattaatttattaatgacattaaaaaaaaattattgaatAGGTAATTTAGTCGCTCTTTGATTTGCAAAATAAGGTCTACGAGGTATCTTTTCTTTTGAGTTCATAGGGTTTACTAAAAGAGAACAAATAGCTTCAAATACTAAACTAAGCAAGTATAGCTAGAAAATCGAGACAAAACATCAATATGCTAATACATCCATCCATTATCAACCATGCCGAAAATAACATCGACTGCCATCCATTTAGATCAAAGACCACTGGCGAAAATATGTGGGGACGGAGGGGGGCAGCCGCTCCCAGTAGATTTGTAATTTTCAGTGCAAAAATTTTGGAATTTTCGAGTTTGCATCTGGTGAATTTTTTTTGTCCAAaagtctccatattttgccccaaaagccTTCATATTTTGTCTCAAAActttcatattttgcctaaaaatcttcatattttgtcaaaaaaaattgttatgcttttaaaaaaaatttcgcttCCGGTGAAACAAATTCTTGCTTCCGCCACTGTCAAGAGTAATATTATAACCACATAAATGTTACGAGTAAACTGTAAAAAATATAATTTTGGCGAAAAATGAATATAGAAAATGAGAAACTTTCATTAAAATTGAAAATTCCCGAAACAAACGATACAAGGAAATTCGAAAATCACAAACCATAACAAGGAGCAACAAAACCCGAATAACTAAAATGCTAATGCAAAACAACCAAGGACGATCAACGAGTAAACTAACACAAAAACGTCAAAGCAAACAAGACCGATCAATTTTTTAGTCGAAAAGCCGACACTATCCTCAAAACCACTGATGAAAATTTAGTTTAccaattaattaattttatttattcGTTCTCATACTTTTAAATTTTCTTTTAGTTTTCAAGCTTAAATAAATTATCCTTCTCAACTTAAAATCCTAATTTGGGCCGTTTCTTGACCCAATAGAATATAAGTTTATTCCTACAAACAAAACATTTTGGACCGTTAATTGACCCAATAGAATCTGGGTTTTAAGCCCATAAAATAACTTACGAAACCCTATCGCTTCAAATTAGGGTTTTTATTCCTCACAATAAGTCATTTCAGCGCCTCTGGTTTCATCTCCTCTCCCAAATCTAAGGTCTGTTATCTCTGTGAATCAGTTATCTCTTATCGCGCAATCGATATTAATATACTCTTTATTTTAGGTATTCATTGTTTTCATTTCGTTTGTGTTTGCAGGTAAGGTGTATTGAGGAATTAAAAAAATGGTGGAGAAAACAAAAGGAAGAAAGGAAGAGGTTGTAACTAGGGAGTACACCATCAACCTCCACAAGCGCCTCCATGGATGGTATGTTTGATGTTTTTAATTGTTAATTGATACCTTTTTCACTTGATCTGTATTTATTTAGCTGTACAATGtatggattttttttttatttatttattgtgatCGTATTAATTTCATTGTGTTTCTATTTTTATGTGTTTTAGCTGTGTTTCTATTGGTttctttatattaattttaattaaattaaattgattgTCGTGGTCAATGTATCAGGCTTTATCTGTAACTTTGTAAAGATCATTGCTTATATGATATAACTAGAAATGTATTCAATATATAAGATGTTGAAAAATATGTAATTGATTGTTGATGAACTTTATGCTAGTAGAAGTTAGTTGCAGACAATTTAAAATGATTGAACTCTTTCTTTGTATTGCTTTTGATATTTACTAAATGTTGATGAACTTTGTATTAGTAGAATTTTTCATCTTTGTAATTAAGTTTTTTGTATAGTTTTCGTAGGTTTTCAGCTAACTCGTCTGTCTACATCTTAGGGTCTGTTTTCATCGATTAATCGGCTTAAATGTATCTGAATTTTGATGTGTCTTTCTTTTTTCTGTAGCACTTTCAAGAAGAAGGCACCCAAGGCGATTAAGGAGATCAGAAAGTTTGCCCAGAAGGCCATGGGTACAACCGACGTGAGAGTCGATGTGAAGCTAAACAAACATATCTGGAGCCGAGGTATCAGAAGTGTCCCAAGGAGAGTCAGAGTTAGGATTGCAAGGAAgaggaatgatgatgaagatgctaAAGAAGAACTCTACTCACTCGTCACTGTTACCGAGATTCCACCAGAAGGACTCAAGGGGCTTGGAACAAAGGTCATCGATGATGAAGACTAGCTTGAAAAATCAGCCAGAGTTTTGTTTTTTATCCTTAACTATCTTTGTCTGGATTCTAGTTATCTACAATTTCCTTGAATCTATCTATAACATCTGCCTGCCATCTATTATTTTGACCATGCTTTGTTGTTTACCCTTATTTTGCAAGAACCAATTACATGTGTTTTGGTTATTCAGTATCTTAGTTAAGGCATCAAATTTACTAGCTTCAAGTGCTGCTTGCCCTCATTGAAATGTTATGTTTGTCATTATTGCTTGATGCCAATTGATTATGAATCTTGAATGTCAACTTTTGTGCTACTGAAGGTGGGTTAGAATTATTGCTTGGGTTAACTTTAACTAAGATGGGGTTGATGGATACATTTGTCTGTGTTTAATATTGGTGCATTGTTAGGCTGACCTATCAAATATGTAATATCTTTAGTGTGTTGTAATTCAAAACCACTAATATTTGGCAACATTACTTTCTTAGTCATTACTGATCTAAACTATGTAACAAATCAAGATTAAATTTTGAAGTGAACAAAAACCAAATCAAAATGGTTTTTACATCTTTCTGAACATTTGATTCTCAGTACAAAGACAGATAATAATAATACAGGTTATCCTTTCAAAAAATCAGTGTCCTACAACCATTGTGATTTGCGAGTTCGTGCAATGAAAATTTTGTCAATCGGACACAaaatttaaacttttttttttattcgTTATGGGTTCGATAATTTAAGAGAACCAAGTAAGTGACCACAAAAAAGTCTCTTAGAGATGGAATTCTAAGACAACTCAAACTAGCACCAGGAGGTCTCTGCATTTTTCTCCCTGGAATACAATTCAATGCAAAATCAAATCCCACATTTCTACCATACAATTTAGCACATTCTTGACTAAACCCTGAGAAATAATTATATGCAACAGTCAAACTTATCAAGGATTTCAACTCACAGACCAAATCAGGCAACTCACCAGACAGCTTATTACGTGCAACATTCAACACTTCAACATCTTCCAAACAAGAAACTGAATCAGGTAAATGACCcatcattgaattaaaacagaagcAGGTGAATTGCCTAAACTTTGTGGGATTTCACCTTCAAATCTGTTGTT
The window above is part of the Rutidosis leptorrhynchoides isolate AG116_Rl617_1_P2 chromosome 1, CSIRO_AGI_Rlap_v1, whole genome shotgun sequence genome. Proteins encoded here:
- the LOC139878927 gene encoding large ribosomal subunit protein eL31-like, with protein sequence MVEKTKGRKEEVVTREYTINLHKRLHGCTFKKKAPKAIKEIRKFAQKAMGTTDVRVDVKLNKHIWSRGIRSVPRRVRVRIARKRNDDEDAKEELYSLVTVTEIPPEGLKGLGTKVIDDED